A window from Vicinamibacteria bacterium encodes these proteins:
- a CDS encoding UPF0158 family protein — translation MNVDVDALFVAFSDDSVERSYYLDMDSGQVFNVLEDHDDPETQELVWQLEADTRGRFVQVPKPSLEESLEEQDAFVESMADGELKQELESLVPNDHDGTKFVDFVERNRAARDAWRDYRMARSREKANAWLDKLGLSQT, via the coding sequence GTGAACGTCGACGTCGACGCGCTGTTTGTCGCATTTAGCGACGATTCGGTCGAACGGAGCTACTATCTGGATATGGACTCGGGGCAAGTATTCAACGTGCTCGAGGACCACGACGACCCCGAGACGCAAGAGCTGGTGTGGCAGCTCGAAGCGGATACCCGCGGTCGTTTCGTGCAGGTTCCCAAACCGTCTCTGGAGGAATCTCTCGAGGAGCAAGACGCTTTCGTCGAGTCCATGGCCGATGGAGAGCTGAAGCAGGAGCTCGAATCGCTCGTGCCCAACGACCACGACGGAACCAAGTTCGTCGATTTCGTGGAGAGAAACCGCGCGGCACGCGACGCCTGGCGCGATTACCGCATGGCACGCTCGCGGGAAAAAGCGAACGCGTGGCTGGACAAGCTGGGCCTGTCCCAAACCTGA